Proteins encoded in a region of the Haloarcula litorea genome:
- a CDS encoding YeiH family protein, with protein sequence MRPVVRPVPGLVVLLGLAVVARSVGGATPLSPLVVAIASGALLAATVGTPAWAEPGLDRYKLLLETGIVLLGAQLTLAQLATTGPTVVALAAAVVVVGVLFVELVGRQAGIEGRTRSLLAAGASVCGVSAVLAVAGSVDGDEADISYAAGTVLLFDAVTLVAFPALGAVLGLPDRVFGVWAGLSLFSTGPAAAVGFAVSETAGQWATVTKLVRNTFIGVLAVGYAVFYATDGERASPSVVWYRFPKFLVGFLLVAGIVNAGLVGPGTQAAVARVGDWLFTLAFVGLGFELNPRRLRATGLRPILVVLAHLVTVSLLALAGVTLLL encoded by the coding sequence ATGCGGCCGGTCGTCCGCCCGGTGCCCGGGCTCGTCGTCCTGCTGGGGCTGGCCGTCGTCGCGCGCTCGGTCGGCGGTGCGACGCCGCTGAGCCCGCTGGTGGTCGCCATCGCGAGCGGTGCACTCCTCGCCGCTACCGTCGGGACGCCCGCGTGGGCCGAGCCGGGGCTCGACAGGTACAAGCTCCTGCTGGAGACCGGCATCGTCCTGCTGGGCGCACAGCTCACGCTCGCCCAGCTCGCGACGACCGGCCCCACCGTCGTCGCGCTGGCGGCGGCCGTCGTCGTCGTCGGCGTCCTGTTCGTCGAACTGGTCGGCCGGCAGGCCGGGATCGAGGGGCGGACACGGTCGCTGCTGGCGGCCGGCGCGAGCGTCTGTGGCGTCTCGGCGGTCCTCGCGGTCGCCGGGAGCGTCGACGGCGACGAGGCCGACATCAGCTACGCGGCGGGGACCGTCCTGCTGTTCGACGCGGTCACGCTGGTGGCCTTTCCGGCACTGGGGGCGGTACTCGGGCTCCCGGATCGGGTGTTCGGCGTCTGGGCCGGGCTGAGCCTGTTCTCGACCGGTCCGGCGGCGGCCGTCGGCTTCGCAGTCTCCGAGACGGCCGGCCAGTGGGCGACCGTCACCAAGCTCGTCCGGAACACGTTCATCGGCGTGCTCGCGGTCGGGTACGCGGTGTTCTACGCCACGGACGGCGAGCGCGCCAGTCCGTCGGTTGTCTGGTACCGGTTCCCGAAGTTCCTCGTCGGCTTCCTGCTCGTCGCCGGCATCGTCAACGCGGGGCTGGTCGGGCCGGGGACGCAGGCCGCGGTCGCCCGCGTCGGCGACTGGCTGTTCACCCTCGCGTTCGTCGGCCTCGGGTTCGAACTGAACCCCAGGCGGCTCCGGGCGACCGGCCTCCGACCGATTCTGGTCGTCCTCGCACACCTCGTGACCGTCAGCCTCCTCGCGCTGGCCGGCGTGACCCTGCTGCTGTGA
- a CDS encoding C-terminal binding protein, with translation MSEYTVVVTDHDFADLSIEREGLADLADVVELTGDVGETVDDPHETLAEADAVINLRYDLDADAVAALEDCRVISRYGIGVDNIAVDAASERGIPVTNVPDYCLEEVSVHALTMWLALARGLPTYDDSVAAGEWDRGVATPIHRLSTRTVGVVGYGAIGRAVGERAAALGADVIASDPFLSAEDVADDPATLVEFEDLLEQADFVTVHSPLTPETRELFDAEAFARMREDAYFVNVARGPIVDTDALADALDAGEIAGAGLDVFPDEPPAADDPLRDHPKVLTTPHVAWYSEEANEQRRNTVVDIVRTALEGGEPYNVVNE, from the coding sequence ATGTCAGAGTACACCGTCGTCGTCACCGACCACGACTTCGCAGACCTGTCCATCGAACGCGAGGGGCTCGCGGACCTCGCCGACGTCGTCGAACTCACCGGCGACGTCGGCGAGACCGTCGACGACCCTCACGAGACACTCGCCGAGGCCGACGCGGTCATCAACCTCCGCTACGACCTCGACGCCGACGCCGTCGCAGCGCTGGAGGACTGTCGCGTCATCTCCCGGTACGGGATCGGCGTCGACAACATCGCCGTCGACGCCGCGAGCGAACGGGGCATCCCCGTCACCAACGTCCCCGACTACTGTCTGGAGGAGGTGTCCGTCCACGCCCTGACGATGTGGCTCGCGCTGGCCCGGGGCCTCCCGACCTACGACGACTCCGTCGCCGCCGGCGAGTGGGACCGCGGCGTCGCGACGCCCATCCACCGGCTCTCGACCCGGACCGTCGGCGTCGTCGGCTACGGCGCGATCGGCCGGGCGGTCGGCGAACGCGCCGCCGCGCTCGGGGCCGACGTGATCGCCAGCGACCCGTTCCTCTCCGCCGAGGACGTGGCCGACGATCCCGCCACGCTCGTCGAGTTCGAGGACTTGCTCGAACAGGCGGACTTCGTCACCGTCCACTCGCCACTGACCCCCGAGACGCGGGAGCTGTTCGACGCCGAGGCGTTCGCCCGGATGCGCGAGGACGCCTACTTCGTCAACGTCGCCCGCGGCCCCATCGTCGACACCGACGCGCTGGCCGACGCTCTCGACGCGGGCGAGATCGCCGGTGCGGGCCTGGACGTCTTCCCCGACGAGCCGCCCGCCGCGGACGACCCGCTGCGGGACCACCCGAAGGTCCTGACCACGCCCCACGTCGCGTGGTACAGCGAGGAGGCCAACGAGCAGCGCCGGAACACCGTCGTCGACATCGTCCGGACGGCGCTGGAGGGCGGCGAGCCCTACAACGTCGTCAACGAGTAG
- a CDS encoding carbohydrate ABC transporter permease produces the protein MATRDRGFEIETFQWVGKKVGFYGSIFIIALVSVFPILWMLITSLKQPANVVTFPVNYLPQDPTLQNYRAALEQAPFFRYLLNSAIVATGTAVLDVFLGALAGYALSRLRFRFKLPVLLLILGTAMLPFIARLIPLFSLARSWGLLNNYLGLIIPYAAFQLPFAVWIFQAYFKELPDSLEEAGLMDGLSRVGVLFRIILPVSAPAMATAAIIVFIYAWNEFLFALTFMTEDSMRTITVGIALYQGEFQYPWGTISAAVFMSVVPLILFMLFFQRKVVEGLTATGKA, from the coding sequence ATGGCGACCCGCGACCGCGGCTTCGAGATCGAGACGTTCCAGTGGGTCGGCAAGAAGGTCGGCTTCTACGGGAGCATCTTCATCATCGCGCTCGTCTCCGTGTTCCCGATCCTCTGGATGCTGATCACGTCGCTGAAACAGCCCGCGAACGTCGTCACGTTCCCGGTCAACTACCTGCCCCAGGACCCGACGCTCCAGAACTACCGCGCGGCGCTCGAACAGGCCCCGTTCTTCCGGTACCTGCTCAACAGCGCCATCGTCGCGACGGGGACCGCGGTCCTCGACGTGTTCCTAGGGGCGCTTGCTGGCTACGCGCTCTCCCGGCTGCGCTTCCGGTTCAAGCTCCCCGTCCTCCTGCTCATCCTCGGGACGGCGATGCTGCCGTTCATCGCGCGGCTGATCCCGCTGTTCTCGCTGGCCCGCTCGTGGGGCCTGCTGAACAACTACCTCGGGCTCATCATCCCCTACGCCGCGTTCCAGCTGCCGTTCGCGGTCTGGATCTTCCAGGCGTACTTCAAGGAGCTGCCCGACTCGCTGGAGGAGGCCGGCCTGATGGACGGGCTCTCGCGGGTCGGCGTCCTGTTCCGCATCATCCTGCCGGTCTCCGCGCCGGCGATGGCGACGGCGGCCATCATCGTGTTCATCTACGCGTGGAACGAGTTCCTGTTCGCGCTGACGTTCATGACCGAGGACAGCATGCGGACCATCACCGTCGGCATCGCGCTGTACCAGGGCGAGTTCCAGTACCCCTGGGGGACCATCTCCGCGGCCGTCTTCATGTCCGTGGTCCCGCTGATCCTGTTCATGCTGTTCTTCCAGCGGAAGGTCGTCGAGGGCCTGACCGCGACCGGGAAGGCCTGA
- a CDS encoding ABC transporter substrate-binding protein: protein MSDERSGKRRRQFITTMAGGGIALLAGCGGDGGSGGDGGDGGGGDGGDGGSGDGGGGDGSDGSDGSGGSQTLNYVYPGYFSNDAKSLVPMFEESHGSITVESQQTPSNASSTRQYYVNQFVSGASSFDVGNMDVIWPAEFAQNGWAAEVSDPEGHTENMLQTPIDSVTVDGTIYGMPIHTDANALYYRTDLLEEYGYSEPPTTYMELVNMAQDIKDQHDSDLNGYIWQGGANEGLTIMWLNWLWGMGGSVRDGNGNLVVNTDNGIAALQHAVDLIHEYEVTPESIPASSTDQNRQTFQQGNTIFMRNWPYAVALMNEDGSAVQDKFDVAPMPKAEGHPDAENSCLGGWNLFINANAESPDAAQEFASYMASMEAQETMALEHSRLPVRQELYADEYFEQAPHLETFATIVDQTSARPATPQYSTFSEIVYSNCNAALVQEKSPEQALNDAQEEIDSEVNNA from the coding sequence ATGTCAGACGAGCGATCAGGCAAGCGCAGACGGCAGTTTATCACGACGATGGCCGGCGGCGGCATCGCGCTACTAGCTGGATGCGGCGGCGACGGCGGATCCGGCGGCGATGGCGGCGACGGCGGCGGTGGCGACGGTGGCGACGGCGGTAGCGGCGACGGGGGTGGCGGTGATGGGAGTGACGGCAGTGACGGTAGCGGCGGCTCCCAGACGCTGAACTACGTCTACCCGGGCTACTTCAGCAACGACGCCAAGAGCCTCGTCCCGATGTTCGAGGAGAGCCACGGCAGCATCACCGTCGAGTCACAGCAGACTCCCTCGAACGCGTCGTCCACCCGGCAGTATTACGTCAATCAGTTCGTCTCCGGCGCGTCGTCGTTCGACGTGGGCAACATGGACGTCATCTGGCCCGCCGAGTTCGCCCAGAACGGCTGGGCGGCCGAGGTGAGCGACCCGGAGGGCCACACGGAGAACATGCTTCAGACGCCAATCGACTCCGTGACGGTCGACGGGACCATATACGGGATGCCGATCCACACGGACGCCAACGCCCTGTACTACCGGACCGACCTGCTGGAGGAGTACGGCTACAGCGAGCCGCCGACGACGTATATGGAGCTCGTGAATATGGCACAGGACATCAAAGACCAGCACGACTCCGACCTCAACGGCTACATCTGGCAGGGCGGTGCCAACGAGGGCCTGACCATCATGTGGCTCAACTGGCTCTGGGGGATGGGCGGGAGCGTCCGTGACGGCAACGGCAACCTCGTCGTCAACACCGACAACGGCATCGCCGCGCTCCAGCACGCCGTCGACCTCATCCACGAGTACGAGGTCACGCCGGAGTCCATCCCGGCGTCCTCGACGGACCAGAACCGGCAGACGTTCCAGCAGGGCAACACCATCTTTATGCGCAACTGGCCCTACGCCGTCGCGCTGATGAACGAGGACGGCTCCGCGGTCCAGGACAAGTTCGACGTCGCGCCGATGCCGAAGGCCGAGGGGCACCCCGACGCGGAGAACTCCTGTCTCGGCGGCTGGAACCTGTTCATCAACGCCAACGCCGAGAGCCCCGACGCGGCCCAGGAGTTCGCCAGCTACATGGCGTCGATGGAAGCCCAGGAGACGATGGCCCTGGAGCACAGCCGGCTCCCGGTCCGGCAGGAGCTGTACGCCGACGAGTACTTCGAGCAGGCACCGCACCTGGAGACGTTCGCGACCATCGTCGACCAGACGAGCGCCCGGCCGGCGACGCCGCAGTACTCGACGTTCTCCGAGATCGTCTACTCGAACTGCAACGCGGCGCTGGTCCAGGAGAAGTCCCCCGAGCAGGCACTCAACGACGCCCAGGAGGAGATCGACTCCGAGGTCAACAACGCCTGA
- a CDS encoding mandelate racemase/muconate lactonizing enzyme family protein — protein sequence MTGDDQPDYRIPQGGGVPWRDMGMDEDHRPPERDVEITGIETMAIAGNFTWGIVKVETDAGVYGLGETFRAEAALDMADRMDVDLEGENPLDTSRIRELLEQRYTGTGRIGQAAFTAIETACYDIKGKLFDVPVYELLGGKYRDEIKIYCDTHGGESLGEARDHDPKDVYTPEGYARAAREVVDEGFEALKFDLDVPTHAEYDEANRRMDNEALEHKVSLVEAVRDEIGYDVDLGMDLHWNFTTETAIRLGKKLERFDLAWLEDPVPPEKTESQKRVTEALDMPVLTGENLVTVSQFNDAAREGMMDIAAPDVNKCGGLGEYVDIATVCDLYGVPIASHNISSPLGTVAGAHVSAAIPNFLCMEWHSRDVPWWNEMVDRVDGSGPILEDGYIDLPEGPGLGVELDRDLCEEYLVDGYDLIV from the coding sequence ATGACAGGCGACGACCAACCCGACTACCGCATCCCGCAGGGCGGCGGCGTGCCCTGGCGCGACATGGGGATGGACGAGGACCACCGACCGCCCGAGCGCGACGTGGAGATCACCGGCATCGAGACGATGGCGATCGCGGGCAACTTCACCTGGGGCATCGTCAAGGTCGAGACCGACGCCGGCGTCTACGGCCTCGGCGAGACGTTCCGCGCCGAGGCGGCGCTTGACATGGCCGACCGGATGGACGTGGACCTCGAGGGCGAGAACCCCCTCGACACCAGCCGCATCCGCGAACTCCTCGAACAGCGCTACACGGGCACCGGCCGCATCGGCCAGGCCGCCTTCACCGCCATCGAGACGGCCTGCTACGACATCAAGGGCAAGCTGTTCGACGTGCCCGTCTACGAGCTGCTGGGCGGGAAGTACCGCGACGAGATCAAGATCTACTGCGACACCCACGGCGGGGAGTCGCTGGGCGAGGCCCGCGACCACGACCCCAAGGACGTGTACACGCCCGAGGGGTACGCCCGCGCGGCCCGCGAGGTCGTCGACGAGGGGTTCGAGGCCCTGAAGTTCGACCTCGACGTGCCGACCCACGCCGAGTACGACGAGGCCAACCGCCGGATGGACAACGAGGCCTTAGAGCACAAGGTCAGCCTCGTCGAGGCCGTCCGCGACGAGATCGGCTACGACGTCGACCTCGGGATGGACCTCCACTGGAACTTCACGACGGAGACGGCCATCCGCCTGGGCAAGAAGCTCGAGCGGTTCGACCTCGCGTGGCTGGAAGACCCCGTACCGCCGGAGAAGACCGAGTCCCAGAAGCGGGTCACCGAGGCGCTGGATATGCCGGTCCTGACCGGCGAGAACCTCGTCACCGTCTCGCAGTTCAACGACGCCGCCCGCGAGGGGATGATGGACATCGCCGCCCCCGACGTCAACAAGTGCGGCGGCCTCGGCGAGTACGTCGACATCGCGACCGTCTGTGACCTCTACGGCGTCCCCATCGCCTCGCACAACATCTCCTCGCCGCTTGGCACGGTCGCCGGCGCGCACGTCTCGGCGGCGATCCCGAACTTCCTCTGTATGGAGTGGCACTCCCGGGACGTCCCGTGGTGGAACGAGATGGTCGACCGCGTCGACGGGTCCGGCCCCATCCTGGAGGACGGCTACATCGACCTCCCCGAGGGGCCGGGGCTGGGCGTCGAACTGGACCGCGACCTCTGCGAGGAGTACCTCGTCGACGGCTACGACCTGATCGTCTGA
- a CDS encoding UxaA family hydrolase, with product MPDRYLQVVEPSDNVATALRELEAGETVTVGVGDEERTVEVVDDVEFGHKIAIEEIADGDTIVKYGKSIGNATEDIPAGTWVHVHNVESNYGRGDLADESEAATISE from the coding sequence ATGCCCGACAGGTATCTACAGGTCGTCGAACCATCGGACAACGTCGCGACCGCGCTCCGCGAACTCGAGGCCGGCGAGACCGTCACGGTCGGCGTCGGTGACGAGGAACGCACAGTCGAGGTCGTCGACGACGTCGAGTTCGGCCACAAGATCGCGATCGAGGAGATAGCCGACGGCGACACCATCGTCAAGTACGGCAAGAGCATCGGGAACGCGACGGAGGACATCCCCGCGGGCACGTGGGTCCACGTCCACAACGTCGAATCGAACTACGGCCGCGGTGACCTCGCCGACGAGAGCGAGGCCGCCACCATCAGCGAGTGA
- a CDS encoding carbohydrate ABC transporter permease has protein sequence MANTAETSSGPAEQAAGRQNRLERYRDLRFTEEELAVILLTPVVSFLLAVSFYPIFDTVVGSLYTGYVLDIEPRQFVGLENYAKLWNSGDFWNAMKVSLIYTFVSVPIELVLGLGLALLLNRQFRGKYFAQAAILFPWAIPTVINARIWAWMFNGQYGVVNDLLVRIGIIESPFPFLAKPDAALGAMLFITIWKTSSFMALILLAGLQSIPDHLYEAARMDGASRIRQFWDVTLPLLKPTLLVALIFRTLPAFQAFGLPFGLTGGGPAGATTTLVLYDHQITFNRLSFGQGSAAATVITLIALGIAMVYVGTLYEPEVR, from the coding sequence ATGGCAAACACAGCCGAGACATCGTCCGGCCCAGCCGAGCAGGCCGCCGGACGGCAGAACAGGCTCGAGCGGTACCGCGACCTCCGGTTCACCGAGGAGGAGTTGGCGGTCATCCTGCTGACGCCGGTCGTCTCGTTCCTGCTCGCGGTGTCGTTCTACCCGATCTTCGACACGGTCGTCGGGAGCCTCTACACCGGGTACGTCCTCGACATCGAGCCACGACAGTTCGTCGGCCTCGAGAACTACGCAAAGCTCTGGAACAGCGGCGACTTCTGGAACGCGATGAAGGTGTCGCTGATCTACACCTTCGTCAGCGTCCCGATCGAGCTCGTCCTCGGCCTGGGCCTGGCGCTCCTGCTCAACCGCCAGTTCCGAGGCAAGTACTTCGCGCAGGCGGCGATCCTCTTCCCGTGGGCCATCCCGACGGTCATCAACGCCCGGATCTGGGCCTGGATGTTCAACGGTCAGTACGGCGTCGTCAACGACCTGCTGGTGCGGATCGGGATCATCGAGAGCCCGTTCCCGTTCCTCGCGAAGCCCGACGCGGCGCTGGGGGCGATGCTTTTCATCACCATCTGGAAGACGAGCTCGTTCATGGCGCTCATCCTGCTGGCCGGCCTCCAGTCCATCCCGGACCACCTCTACGAGGCCGCCCGGATGGACGGGGCCTCCCGCATCCGTCAGTTCTGGGACGTGACGCTGCCGCTCCTCAAACCCACTCTGCTGGTGGCACTCATCTTCCGGACGCTGCCGGCGTTCCAGGCGTTCGGGCTCCCCTTCGGGCTGACCGGCGGGGGACCAGCGGGCGCGACGACCACGCTCGTGCTGTACGACCACCAGATCACGTTCAACCGCCTCTCGTTCGGCCAGGGGTCGGCGGCGGCGACGGTGATCACGCTGATCGCGCTCGGGATCGCGATGGTGTACGTCGGGACGCTCTACGAACCGGAGGTGCGCTGA
- a CDS encoding Ldh family oxidoreductase produces MEVDRERAVAVAADAFRAHGITDADATQTAEVLVSADARGKHSHGLLRLPRFVRGIEHGNVDPEGDIEVVDERGGAATISGGSRLGPVVASAAAGEAMDRADEFGVGAVGVHDSNHLGMLGYYTDQLRREGYVGVGITNTEPAMPPYGGVDPVLGTNPIAVGLPTDPPFNLDMSTSAIARGDVLHRKETGEELPEGVALDADGQPTTDPEAALEGTILPFGGAKGSGLAIAVEVLAGGLVGAAMGADVTGTYHTEDPCTKGDLFLALDPDALGAADFSERASAFLRGLTDGPTAAHVDEVRLPGQRSVERDRTATAVEVEDDLWAEVRTLADGG; encoded by the coding sequence ATGGAGGTTGACCGAGAGCGGGCCGTCGCGGTCGCCGCCGACGCCTTCCGCGCCCACGGGATCACGGACGCGGACGCGACTCAGACGGCCGAGGTACTGGTCAGCGCCGACGCTCGCGGCAAGCACTCCCACGGGCTCTTGCGACTCCCGCGGTTCGTCCGCGGGATCGAGCACGGCAACGTCGATCCGGAGGGCGACATCGAGGTGGTCGACGAGCGCGGCGGCGCGGCGACCATCAGCGGTGGCTCCCGGCTCGGTCCCGTGGTCGCGAGCGCCGCCGCGGGCGAGGCGATGGACCGGGCCGACGAGTTCGGCGTCGGCGCGGTCGGCGTCCACGACAGCAACCACCTCGGGATGCTGGGCTACTACACGGACCAGCTCCGCCGCGAGGGCTACGTCGGCGTCGGGATCACCAACACCGAGCCGGCGATGCCGCCATACGGCGGCGTCGATCCGGTACTTGGCACCAACCCCATCGCCGTGGGCCTGCCGACCGATCCGCCGTTCAACCTCGATATGTCGACGTCGGCCATCGCCCGCGGCGACGTGCTCCACCGCAAGGAGACCGGCGAGGAACTGCCCGAGGGCGTCGCGCTCGACGCCGACGGCCAGCCGACGACCGACCCCGAGGCCGCCCTGGAGGGGACCATCCTCCCGTTCGGCGGGGCGAAGGGCTCGGGCCTGGCGATCGCCGTCGAGGTCCTGGCCGGCGGCCTGGTCGGCGCGGCGATGGGCGCGGACGTCACCGGGACGTACCACACCGAGGACCCCTGCACGAAGGGGGATCTGTTCCTCGCGCTGGACCCCGACGCCCTGGGCGCTGCCGACTTCTCGGAGCGAGCGAGCGCGTTCCTCCGGGGACTGACCGACGGTCCGACGGCAGCACACGTCGACGAGGTCCGGCTGCCGGGCCAGCGCTCGGTCGAGCGGGACCGGACCGCGACGGCCGTCGAGGTCGAGGACGACCTCTGGGCTGAGGTCCGGACCCTCGCGGACGGCGGCTGA
- a CDS encoding UxaA family hydrolase — MSEFLGYEREDGSVGIRNHTVIVSTAPYANDTVERAADIVEDAIPITHPLGRCQTKPDVFQTYRTLLGYATHPNTYGAVVVAHAGEIVDGDELAADVAETGRPSASINIHEEKGVMNALDATVDAAQEMAIEASAQRRVPADMSKLTFGINCATSDTTSGLCQHKATAGAVWRLIDDHGGRGCFAETPEFFGGENELSERAVNDEVRQEILDRVEHWDERLQATGYDVRGAQPTPDNMDGGLTTIEEKSLGALVKSGDGPIQDIVDYGAKIPDGSGMYIMDTPGHGAESVTGIGAGGAHFMVISTGQGHTLSNAVMPTIKITGNPNSAERVPEETDVDVSEALVGDEDFDWATDQLWDEIEDVVNGKMTMSEALGESQFAIHRIGPST; from the coding sequence ATGAGCGAGTTCCTAGGCTACGAGCGGGAGGACGGCAGCGTCGGCATCCGAAACCACACGGTCATCGTCTCGACGGCCCCCTACGCCAACGACACGGTCGAGCGGGCCGCCGACATCGTCGAGGACGCCATCCCCATCACGCACCCGCTGGGGCGGTGTCAGACCAAGCCCGACGTGTTCCAGACCTATCGGACGCTGCTTGGCTACGCGACCCACCCCAACACCTACGGCGCGGTCGTGGTCGCCCACGCGGGCGAGATCGTCGACGGCGACGAACTGGCCGCCGACGTCGCCGAGACGGGTCGACCCAGCGCCTCGATCAACATCCACGAGGAGAAGGGCGTGATGAACGCGCTGGACGCGACGGTCGACGCCGCTCAGGAGATGGCCATCGAGGCCAGCGCACAGCGCCGCGTCCCGGCGGACATGTCGAAGCTCACCTTCGGCATCAACTGCGCCACCTCCGACACCACCTCGGGGCTGTGCCAGCACAAGGCGACCGCGGGCGCGGTCTGGCGGCTCATCGACGACCACGGCGGTCGTGGCTGTTTCGCCGAGACGCCGGAGTTCTTCGGCGGCGAGAACGAGCTCTCCGAGCGCGCGGTCAACGACGAAGTGCGCCAGGAGATCCTCGACCGCGTCGAGCACTGGGACGAGCGCCTGCAGGCCACGGGCTACGACGTCCGTGGTGCCCAGCCGACGCCGGACAACATGGACGGCGGCCTGACGACCATCGAGGAGAAGTCGCTGGGCGCGCTGGTGAAGTCCGGCGACGGCCCGATCCAGGACATCGTCGACTACGGCGCGAAGATCCCCGACGGGTCGGGGATGTACATCATGGACACGCCCGGCCACGGCGCGGAGTCCGTCACCGGCATCGGTGCCGGCGGCGCGCACTTCATGGTCATCTCGACGGGGCAGGGCCACACCCTCTCGAACGCGGTGATGCCGACGATCAAGATCACCGGCAACCCCAACAGCGCCGAGCGGGTGCCCGAGGAGACCGACGTCGACGTCAGCGAGGCCTTGGTCGGCGACGAGGACTTCGACTGGGCGACCGACCAGCTCTGGGACGAGATCGAGGACGTGGTCAACGGCAAGATGACGATGAGCGAGGCGCTGGGCGAGAGCCAGTTCGCCATCCACCGCATCGGTCCCTCGACATAA